Proteins co-encoded in one Bacteroidota bacterium genomic window:
- a CDS encoding heavy-metal-associated domain-containing protein: MKKLLSIILLLMCSYAFAQNKKSTVLVIKTSAECDQCKKRIESNLMYEKGVKFCKLDVPSKNLTVTYNPEKIQPEQLKRAISKLGYDADELKADSLAYSKLPECCKNGSGNHHE, encoded by the coding sequence ATGAAAAAACTACTAAGCATCATCTTACTGTTAATGTGCAGCTATGCGTTTGCACAAAACAAAAAATCAACTGTTCTAGTAATAAAAACATCGGCCGAATGTGACCAATGTAAAAAGCGTATTGAATCGAATTTGATGTATGAAAAGGGAGTAAAGTTTTGCAAACTAGATGTTCCTAGTAAGAACTTAACCGTGACTTACAATCCAGAAAAAATTCAGCCCGAACAGCTTAAAAGAGCGATAAGCAAATTAGGATACGATGCCGATGAGCTAAAAGCTGATTCGTTAGCTTATTCAAAATTGCCTGAATGCTGTAAAAATGGAAGTGGGAATCACCATGAATAA
- a CDS encoding TonB-dependent receptor: protein MKILQLLLLCVLLLFGKSQAQTRIKGEVFENIKNKKEVLSGVNIHLQNTQQGTVSDSSGKFEFITESILPLHLIVSFVGYRSDTLEVTNDNAEQLSIQLKSSVQLKEALVVGRSDATNISTLTPINTMHISGAELLKAACCNLSESFETNPVVDVNQTDAVTGAKQIQMLGLDGIYTQIQAENVPLIRGLSANYGLNFTPGPWIESIQINKGVGSVINGYESITGQLNIELKKPQTAEPFFVNGYANHGGRAELNVQLAHRFKKNASSELLLHGSSQFIKSDHNQDGFLDQPLYKQLNGYHRWHFGIPNKLEAQVGIRAIYEDRQGGQTKFNYKNDFGTKNLYGVGIKNTLVELFTKTGTINRAKPYQSLALITSTRLHLQDAYFGTTTYDATQRSFYANTIYQTIVSDTRHYIRSGVSFNYNDYFEKMNGIPIRTEELVPGAYAEYTYNDLQQFSMVVGIREDYLSSQGWHFTPRLHLKYNFTQLTSLRLSGGKGWRTARIYAENTAAFVSSRNIVVANNLLPETGWNFGTNFTHKFRFLGRDAVVNFDYYYTYFENQVVVDREDVHEIRFYNLQGSSYAHYLQGEVSLEPVQNFIVMLAYKHSEAFTNYSGNLRQRPFVPRDKGLVNMEYKSTNKKWSINSTLKILGYSRIPSGGVVHHGYVIADRSKPFVLINSQLSYFLPKLDIYLGAENIGNYVQHHPIIASDEPFSSSFDASLIWGPTMGRIIYLGFRWNPFSEKKSNKQ from the coding sequence ATAAAAGGTGAGGTGTTTGAAAACATAAAAAACAAAAAAGAAGTACTAAGTGGTGTAAATATTCACCTACAAAATACTCAGCAAGGCACTGTTAGCGACAGTTCCGGGAAGTTTGAGTTTATTACGGAAAGTATATTACCACTTCATTTAATTGTAAGCTTCGTTGGTTATAGGAGTGATACACTTGAAGTAACCAATGATAATGCTGAGCAACTATCTATACAGTTAAAAAGTAGTGTGCAGTTAAAAGAAGCTCTAGTCGTTGGCCGATCCGATGCTACAAACATTTCTACGCTAACTCCTATTAATACCATGCATATTTCAGGTGCAGAATTGTTAAAAGCAGCTTGTTGCAATTTATCGGAAAGTTTTGAAACCAACCCTGTGGTAGATGTTAATCAAACGGATGCTGTTACTGGAGCAAAGCAAATTCAAATGCTGGGATTAGATGGAATTTACACACAAATTCAAGCCGAAAATGTTCCACTCATTAGAGGTTTATCGGCTAACTATGGATTAAACTTCACTCCCGGTCCTTGGATTGAATCGATTCAAATAAATAAAGGTGTAGGTTCAGTTATCAATGGATACGAAAGCATAACCGGACAATTGAATATTGAGTTAAAAAAACCACAAACTGCCGAACCATTTTTTGTAAATGGCTATGCAAACCACGGAGGAAGAGCAGAGCTAAATGTTCAACTTGCACATCGTTTTAAAAAAAATGCAAGTTCTGAACTGCTTCTACACGGTAGTTCACAGTTTATAAAAAGTGACCATAATCAGGATGGATTTTTAGATCAACCTTTGTATAAGCAACTGAATGGCTATCATCGCTGGCATTTTGGAATTCCGAATAAATTGGAAGCACAAGTAGGAATTCGAGCCATTTATGAAGACCGTCAAGGAGGTCAAACAAAATTTAATTACAAAAATGATTTTGGTACGAAAAACCTTTACGGGGTTGGTATCAAGAATACATTGGTTGAATTATTTACAAAAACAGGAACAATTAATCGTGCAAAACCCTATCAAAGTTTAGCACTCATTACCTCCACACGATTGCATTTGCAAGATGCTTATTTTGGAACAACAACTTATGACGCAACTCAACGGTCATTTTATGCCAACACCATTTATCAAACTATTGTAAGCGATACCCGCCATTATATTAGAAGTGGTGTGAGTTTTAATTACAACGATTATTTTGAAAAAATGAACGGTATACCAATACGAACTGAAGAATTGGTGCCTGGTGCTTACGCTGAATATACGTACAATGATTTGCAGCAATTTTCGATGGTTGTTGGTATCCGCGAAGATTATTTGAGTTCACAAGGTTGGCACTTTACTCCCCGTTTGCACTTAAAATATAATTTTACGCAATTAACCTCCTTACGCTTGAGTGGTGGAAAAGGTTGGCGTACTGCACGTATTTATGCTGAAAATACTGCAGCTTTTGTGTCCTCAAGAAACATAGTAGTTGCGAATAATCTACTTCCAGAAACAGGTTGGAATTTCGGTACTAACTTTACACATAAATTTAGGTTTTTGGGGCGCGATGCGGTAGTTAATTTTGATTACTACTATACCTATTTTGAAAACCAAGTTGTAGTTGACAGAGAGGATGTACATGAAATTAGATTTTATAATTTACAAGGATCCTCGTATGCTCATTATTTGCAAGGGGAGGTTAGCCTGGAGCCGGTCCAAAATTTTATTGTAATGCTTGCCTATAAACATTCTGAAGCATTTACGAATTACAGTGGTAACTTACGTCAGCGCCCCTTTGTGCCGCGTGATAAAGGGTTAGTTAACATGGAGTACAAAAGTACCAACAAAAAATGGAGTATTAACAGTACTTTAAAGATATTGGGATATAGTCGTATTCCTTCCGGAGGAGTGGTACATCATGGATATGTAATAGCCGATCGCTCAAAGCCGTTTGTTTTAATAAATTCACAACTGAGTTACTTTTTACCAAAGTTGGATATTTATCTTGGTGCCGAAAACATTGGAAATTATGTTCAACATCATCCTATCATAGCTTCTGATGAACCATTTAGTTCGAGCTTTGATGCTTCACTTATTTGGGGACCAACTATGGGAAGAATAATCTATTTGGGATTCAGGTGGAATCCTTTTTCTGAAAAAAAATCTAACAAGCAATAA